In a genomic window of Methanogenium sp. S4BF:
- a CDS encoding CDC48 family AAA ATPase, which produces MTSLSPVEVTVKEAAHEDAGRGIARISTDVMNTLGLRSGDVIEICGREKAAAITWPGFPEDRGRAIIRIDGNIRGNARVGIDEKVKIRKAEVHEAKKVVIQPTHPVRLSGFEQSFARIIAGRPVVEGQQFRVALLGTTLTFVITKLSPKGVGIVTQNTEVELKEEPYSPKEGKKATDLPDIHYEDIGGLGRELDQVREMIELPLRHPEIFERLGIEPPKGVLLYGPPGTGKTLIAKAVANEVDAHFITLSGPEIMSKYYGESEGKLREVFEEAQENAPTIIFIDEIDSIAPKRAETKGEVEQRIVAQLLALMDGLKGRGEVIVIAATNLPDNIDPALRRGGRFDREIEIGIPDKKGRLEIFQVHSRGVPLDLESVTLPEDEHPGKDDGGTNEERRRKEFLKPFAASTHGFVGADIALLVKEAAMHALRKSMEGIQMDEEIPLEILDTLRVTKGDFEAALSNVEPSAMREVLVEIPDVTWDDVGGLEDIKAELTEAVEWPLKYPEIFERLGTRPPAGILLFGPPGTGKTLLAKAVAHESECNFISVKGPELLSKWVGESEKGIRDIFRKARQAAPSIIFFDEIDSLLPRRGSYEGSSHVTESVVSQILTELDGLEELNNVTILGATNRPDMLDDAMMRPGRFDRIVYVPPPDKDSRRKIFAVYLDEDESVLAGDVDTEALVEATEGYVGADIEALIREAKLGAMREFITAMAKKSDLERADALTNVRVTKKHFENAMKKVKATLDREAIEKNERLAWSILYNEEERSVLEKAGSMLTRAGFGHQDNEEIQNVRNTLRSATFGKKKDFPAIKEQTETLERLLES; this is translated from the coding sequence ATGACATCATTATCACCCGTAGAAGTTACCGTAAAAGAAGCAGCACATGAAGACGCAGGTCGTGGCATTGCACGCATCAGTACTGACGTAATGAACACGCTCGGATTGCGAAGCGGTGACGTGATTGAAATCTGCGGCCGCGAGAAGGCTGCAGCCATCACCTGGCCGGGATTTCCGGAAGACCGCGGAAGGGCGATCATCCGCATTGACGGAAATATCCGGGGAAATGCCCGGGTTGGAATTGACGAGAAGGTGAAAATTCGGAAGGCCGAGGTGCATGAGGCAAAGAAAGTGGTCATTCAGCCGACACACCCTGTCCGCCTCAGTGGATTTGAACAGTCGTTCGCACGGATTATTGCAGGCCGCCCGGTTGTCGAAGGACAGCAGTTCCGTGTCGCCCTGCTGGGCACCACGCTCACGTTTGTGATAACAAAACTCTCCCCAAAGGGCGTGGGCATCGTCACCCAGAATACAGAAGTGGAGCTAAAAGAGGAACCATACAGTCCAAAAGAAGGAAAGAAGGCAACCGATCTGCCGGACATCCACTATGAGGACATCGGCGGACTCGGACGTGAGCTCGATCAGGTGCGTGAGATGATCGAACTTCCCCTGCGCCATCCGGAGATCTTTGAGCGGCTCGGGATCGAACCGCCCAAGGGTGTGCTTCTCTACGGCCCCCCGGGCACCGGCAAGACCCTGATCGCAAAGGCGGTTGCAAACGAGGTGGATGCACACTTCATCACCCTCTCAGGCCCTGAGATCATGAGCAAGTACTACGGAGAGTCCGAGGGAAAACTCAGGGAGGTCTTCGAGGAGGCACAGGAGAATGCACCGACGATCATCTTCATCGATGAAATCGATTCAATCGCACCAAAGCGCGCAGAGACGAAGGGTGAAGTTGAACAGCGGATCGTTGCCCAGCTCCTTGCACTCATGGACGGGCTCAAGGGCCGCGGCGAGGTCATTGTCATTGCCGCCACCAATCTGCCGGACAATATTGACCCCGCACTCAGGCGAGGCGGCCGGTTTGACCGGGAGATTGAGATTGGCATCCCGGATAAAAAGGGGCGGCTTGAAATATTCCAGGTCCACAGCCGCGGCGTCCCGCTGGATCTTGAATCTGTCACGCTCCCGGAAGATGAGCATCCCGGAAAAGACGACGGGGGAACGAATGAAGAACGCCGAAGAAAGGAATTCCTGAAGCCATTTGCCGCATCCACGCACGGATTTGTCGGTGCAGACATTGCGCTGCTGGTGAAGGAGGCTGCGATGCATGCACTGCGCAAGAGCATGGAAGGCATCCAGATGGATGAGGAGATCCCTCTTGAGATCCTCGACACCCTCCGGGTGACAAAAGGCGACTTTGAGGCAGCGCTCAGCAATGTCGAGCCCTCGGCCATGCGCGAGGTGCTCGTCGAGATACCGGACGTCACCTGGGATGATGTGGGTGGCCTTGAAGACATCAAGGCTGAACTCACTGAAGCGGTTGAATGGCCGCTGAAATACCCTGAGATATTCGAACGGCTGGGCACCCGGCCGCCGGCCGGGATCCTGCTCTTCGGACCGCCAGGCACGGGCAAGACCCTGCTCGCAAAGGCTGTCGCCCATGAAAGCGAGTGCAACTTCATCTCCGTAAAGGGTCCTGAACTCCTCTCGAAGTGGGTTGGCGAATCTGAGAAGGGAATCAGGGACATCTTCCGGAAGGCACGGCAGGCAGCACCGTCAATCATCTTCTTTGATGAGATTGACTCACTGCTTCCCCGGCGGGGCAGTTACGAGGGTTCATCCCACGTCACTGAGAGCGTGGTCAGCCAGATCCTGACCGAACTCGACGGGCTCGAAGAGCTGAACAATGTCACCATACTTGGTGCAACGAACCGGCCGGATATGCTTGACGACGCGATGATGCGCCCGGGCCGGTTTGACCGGATAGTCTATGTGCCCCCGCCCGACAAAGACTCACGCAGGAAAATATTTGCGGTATACCTGGATGAGGATGAATCCGTCCTTGCAGGTGACGTTGACACGGAAGCACTGGTTGAGGCAACAGAAGGGTATGTCGGTGCGGATATCGAGGCACTCATCAGGGAAGCAAAACTCGGTGCAATGCGGGAGTTCATCACTGCGATGGCAAAGAAGAGTGACCTTGAACGCGCCGACGCCCTCACCAATGTGCGCGTCACAAAGAAGCACTTTGAGAATGCGATGAAGAAAGTGAAGGCAACCCTTGACCGGGAAGCCATCGAAAAGAACGAACGGCTTGCATGGAGCATCCTCTACAATGAGGAGGAACGCTCAGTCCTGGAAAAGGCAGGATCTATGCTCACCCGTGCGGGATTCGGCCACCAGGACAATGAGGAGATCCAGAACGTACGGAACACACTCCGAAGCGCCACATTCGGGAAGAAAAAAGATTTCCCAGCAATTAAGGAGCAGACAGAGACTCTTGAACGGCTTCTTGAATCCTGA
- a CDS encoding 5-formyltetrahydrofolate cyclo-ligase has product MPGPLGNEIPANPKEREVALIPLPGFDTDGNRIGYGAGYYDRFLAKNTHFPTVGVAFALQECEHIPHEPTDQTLNAVVTESGATIFSDHRDLHHLQK; this is encoded by the coding sequence GTGCCTGGACCTCTCGGAAATGAGATTCCGGCAAACCCAAAAGAGAGAGAGGTGGCACTGATTCCCCTCCCCGGGTTTGACACGGACGGCAACCGCATCGGGTATGGTGCCGGATATTATGACCGGTTCCTTGCAAAAAACACGCATTTTCCAACGGTTGGTGTCGCTTTTGCACTGCAGGAGTGTGAACATATCCCTCATGAACCAACCGACCAGACGCTGAATGCAGTGGTGACAGAGTCAGGAGCCACCATCTTTTCAGATCACCGCGATTTGCACCATTTACAGAAATAA
- a CDS encoding type I 3-dehydroquinate dehydratase, giving the protein MKTVVALTNPADIDAAADSGADYIELRIDLFHGEPETICRRDDVPFIVTLRSSAEGGMFSGSPAEWWSIVEPWCRYAAYIDIEQQFSVYAREVKTRGPGVIASLHLADTPDTETLQACEKSLREYGDIPKIITTPRSKDDLLRLLSLTVAASGPICTGTMGTELRYGRVLAGLFGSEMVYCHFGAPTAVGQYHIKEMREILHLLE; this is encoded by the coding sequence ATGAAGACAGTGGTAGCCCTGACGAATCCGGCAGATATTGATGCGGCAGCCGATTCAGGTGCAGATTATATTGAATTGCGTATCGATCTCTTCCATGGAGAACCGGAAACAATCTGCCGAAGAGACGATGTACCCTTTATTGTAACGCTCAGGAGCAGTGCCGAAGGAGGGATGTTCTCCGGGAGTCCGGCTGAATGGTGGAGCATCGTTGAACCGTGGTGCCGATATGCGGCATACATTGACATCGAACAGCAGTTTTCAGTGTACGCACGCGAGGTCAAAACGCGCGGCCCCGGTGTCATCGCATCCCTCCATCTGGCCGATACGCCGGATACGGAAACACTGCAGGCCTGTGAGAAGAGTCTCCGGGAATATGGGGACATCCCGAAAATAATCACGACCCCCCGTTCCAAAGACGACCTCCTGCGCCTGCTGAGTCTCACAGTTGCTGCTTCAGGCCCAATATGTACCGGGACTATGGGAACAGAGCTGAGATACGGCAGGGTTCTTGCCGGCCTCTTTGGATCAGAGATGGTATATTGCCATTTTGGAGCGCCGACAGCAGTGGGGCAGTACCATATCAAAGAGATGCGGGAGATACTGCACCTGCTTGAATAA
- a CDS encoding anaerobic ribonucleoside-triphosphate reductase activating protein codes for MNINFGGFVPISTVDWRGRSVCTVFLRGCPVHCHYCHNPELQGGADLRTAEEILDLIQSSRMLISGVIFSGGEPTMQKDALIALAEGCRAMGLKVGVQTNGVFPETLEELVSRSLIDLVHLDLKTRWEHYPKLLKVKPEVTAKVQRSLAFCREAYQKGTLSEFQVVVTLFPGREDDVAYISREVPDVDFVLNQGVSGELTPLSFNELKGLADKIQRPVRIRTREDGEVTYKNGQIIIADSIVLTDILQARRKY; via the coding sequence TTGAACATTAATTTTGGAGGATTTGTTCCGATAAGTACCGTTGACTGGAGAGGGCGGTCGGTCTGCACGGTATTTCTGCGGGGATGTCCGGTTCACTGCCACTATTGCCATAATCCAGAACTTCAGGGGGGTGCGGATCTTCGCACTGCAGAGGAGATTCTTGACCTGATTCAGTCCTCCCGGATGCTCATCTCCGGAGTTATTTTCTCCGGCGGCGAACCGACGATGCAGAAAGACGCATTAATTGCGCTTGCTGAAGGGTGCCGTGCGATGGGCCTGAAGGTCGGTGTCCAGACGAATGGCGTCTTTCCCGAAACTCTGGAGGAGCTTGTCAGCCGATCCCTCATCGACCTTGTTCATCTTGACCTTAAAACCCGGTGGGAACATTATCCCAAACTGCTGAAAGTGAAACCTGAGGTGACGGCAAAAGTGCAGCGCTCGCTTGCCTTCTGCCGTGAGGCATATCAGAAAGGAACGCTCTCTGAGTTTCAGGTGGTGGTCACCCTCTTCCCGGGCCGTGAAGATGATGTGGCGTATATCTCCCGGGAGGTGCCGGATGTTGACTTTGTATTGAACCAGGGTGTTTCCGGTGAACTTACGCCCCTGTCGTTTAATGAGCTGAAGGGCCTTGCAGACAAAATTCAGCGTCCTGTCCGGATACGGACACGTGAGGACGGTGAAGTCACCTATAAAAACGGGCAGATCATCATTGCTGATTCGATTGTTTTGACAGACATTCTTCAGGCCCGGCGAAAATACTGA
- a CDS encoding AAA family ATPase, whose protein sequence is MRVIGVVGLPGSGKGEFSRIAGELDIPVVVMGDSIREYVRTSGQTMSDISMGEASAQLRAEMGRDAIAQLTIPRVEATVAEVVIIDGIRSEAEVLLFREHFSDFYLVGVACPFAVRLERIFGRGREDDVATAEELTARDERECGWGLEAALAMADVTVTNDGSIEEYETAVRALLHRCLEEVA, encoded by the coding sequence ATGAGAGTAATCGGAGTCGTCGGCCTTCCCGGAAGCGGAAAAGGTGAGTTTTCACGTATTGCAGGAGAACTTGATATCCCTGTTGTGGTGATGGGGGATTCCATCCGGGAATATGTCCGCACATCAGGGCAGACAATGTCAGATATCTCGATGGGTGAAGCGTCAGCACAGCTTCGTGCAGAGATGGGGCGGGATGCGATTGCACAGCTTACCATTCCGCGTGTGGAGGCGACCGTGGCAGAGGTGGTAATCATCGACGGAATACGTAGTGAAGCAGAAGTGCTTCTTTTCAGAGAGCATTTTTCCGATTTCTATCTGGTGGGTGTTGCCTGCCCCTTTGCGGTGCGGCTGGAACGAATCTTTGGCCGTGGCAGAGAGGATGATGTCGCCACAGCTGAAGAGCTGACCGCCCGTGATGAGCGCGAATGCGGCTGGGGGCTGGAAGCCGCCCTTGCGATGGCAGATGTGACCGTCACCAATGACGGGAGTATTGAGGAGTATGAGACCGCGGTACGGGCACTGCTTCACCGGTGCCTGGAGGAGGTTGCATGA
- a CDS encoding sugar phosphate isomerase/epimerase, whose protein sequence is MTLSLYFASSSKVWSSPEWVYGIEECGYDGWEISADGNYRLDNPKAFAAVTEIIETTGLSVSVHAPFTDLNIGSLNDPIYRESIRQMQLCVTKAADITDVVTIHPGYVSPHGRLVPDKVWNLHKEALREIGATGIDCGVRVCLENMPNIPDFLCMQADEHYGMIEGADGIYATIDLGHANTTGQVGAYLKRIGTATHLHIHDNHGRSDEHLALGAGTIDWDDAGARISAAYHGICVVEGRNLDEAAVSKEIFRRCFR, encoded by the coding sequence ATGACGCTCTCTCTCTATTTCGCCTCATCCTCCAAGGTATGGTCATCGCCGGAGTGGGTATATGGCATCGAAGAGTGCGGGTATGACGGCTGGGAAATTTCTGCTGACGGCAATTACCGGCTGGACAACCCGAAGGCGTTTGCTGCGGTAACAGAGATTATTGAGACCACAGGGCTTTCCGTCAGTGTCCATGCGCCATTCACGGATCTCAATATCGGGTCACTGAATGATCCTATCTACCGGGAATCCATCCGCCAGATGCAGCTCTGCGTCACCAAGGCCGCAGACATAACGGATGTGGTGACGATACATCCGGGATATGTCTCACCCCACGGACGCCTGGTGCCGGATAAGGTATGGAACCTCCACAAGGAGGCCCTCCGGGAAATCGGTGCAACCGGTATCGATTGCGGGGTCCGCGTATGTCTTGAAAACATGCCGAACATTCCGGATTTCCTCTGCATGCAGGCAGATGAACACTACGGGATGATCGAAGGGGCGGACGGCATCTATGCAACGATAGATCTGGGGCATGCGAATACCACCGGGCAGGTAGGGGCCTATCTGAAACGAATCGGAACCGCAACCCATCTGCATATTCATGACAACCACGGGCGTTCGGATGAACATCTTGCCCTGGGGGCCGGCACCATTGACTGGGATGATGCCGGTGCCCGAATCAGTGCTGCATATCATGGTATCTGCGTGGTGGAAGGACGCAATCTGGATGAAGCCGCTGTGAGCAAAGAAATCTTCCGGAGGTGTTTCCGATAG
- a CDS encoding ribonuclease Z gives MFPIAGETLQVYFLGTAGALPTPFRNPACIMIRRGSDTLLFDCGEGAQQQMMRARTGFTVDAIFITHWHADHYLGVPGLIHTLSFMGRTEPLVIYGPRWVDGFVNGILALAKKPPGFHIEPRTLNHGDVVSFDGYQVRAFSAQHGIPGLGYILEENSRPGRFNREEAIRLGVPEGRLFGKLQRGEDVTVEVDGHETVVTADQVVGPSRSGRKVIYSGDTRPNVRSWLGWGMDADLLIHDATFDGSETERASEVYHSTAADAGMVAAQIDASRLALVHISSRYTNTTTHIEDAGKHYAGQVLAPDDLEMIEIPFRS, from the coding sequence GTGTTTCCGATAGCCGGAGAGACGCTTCAGGTCTACTTCCTCGGAACAGCGGGGGCGCTTCCCACCCCCTTCCGGAATCCGGCATGCATTATGATCCGGCGGGGATCAGATACCCTGCTCTTCGATTGTGGTGAGGGTGCGCAGCAGCAGATGATGCGGGCACGAACCGGGTTCACGGTCGATGCCATTTTCATCACCCACTGGCATGCAGACCATTATCTGGGGGTTCCCGGTTTGATTCATACGCTCTCGTTTATGGGCCGTACCGAGCCTCTTGTCATCTACGGGCCCCGCTGGGTGGATGGATTTGTCAACGGCATTCTGGCGCTTGCAAAGAAGCCGCCCGGATTTCATATCGAACCACGGACCCTGAATCATGGGGATGTGGTGTCATTTGACGGTTATCAGGTTCGGGCGTTCTCTGCTCAGCATGGGATTCCGGGGCTGGGGTATATCCTTGAAGAGAATTCCCGGCCCGGCAGATTTAACCGTGAGGAGGCAATCCGCCTTGGTGTGCCGGAAGGGCGCCTTTTTGGAAAACTCCAGCGCGGGGAGGATGTCACGGTCGAAGTTGACGGACACGAAACGGTCGTGACTGCAGATCAGGTGGTCGGGCCTTCGCGGTCTGGCAGGAAGGTAATTTACAGCGGTGATACCCGGCCGAATGTGCGCTCATGGCTTGGCTGGGGTATGGATGCAGACCTGTTGATTCATGATGCCACCTTTGACGGTAGTGAGACCGAACGTGCATCAGAGGTGTATCACTCAACTGCAGCGGATGCGGGGATGGTTGCAGCCCAGATTGACGCCTCCCGCCTTGCCCTCGTTCATATCAGTTCTCGATATACTAATACAACAACTCATATAGAAGATGCAGGGAAACACTATGCAGGACAGGTGTTAGCACCTGATGATCTCGAAATGATTGAGATCCCATTTAGGAGCTGA
- a CDS encoding magnesium transporter has protein sequence MKLQLQISSRIRLFLTGFIALLICAFAASAAGIYLGSVSDVIYLLPGLMVMVPPSINMRGSISGVLASRLSSSMHLGAFDVEFSRESVLGSNLRASFLSTVIIGFWLGLIVSVICLVFGIQGLSIIDYVVISVVSGIISGLIVMGITLIVVLISYRFGLDLDMIAAPTVTTAGDIVTLPVLVLTTLFFVAMGPLVLNVLFIMVLLVAAACIVYSVYLDEPVFEINREILPLLLILSFVGTLAGLTYTLDIEQLIEFAVFLIIIPPFTGLCGSIGGILCSRLATGMHMGEIDVKVYPQRSVLGQFGGSYLYAVFVFPLIGLIAQGASGLMGISSPGLLALMSICTVSGLVVITIVNLIAYATAGLSFRYGLDPDNFGIPVITSTIDLVGAGILVAVINILI, from the coding sequence ATGAAACTGCAGCTGCAGATATCAAGCCGGATCCGGCTATTTCTGACTGGATTTATTGCTCTTCTTATCTGTGCGTTTGCCGCGAGCGCAGCCGGCATTTATCTCGGTTCAGTGAGTGATGTCATCTATCTTCTGCCGGGACTCATGGTCATGGTGCCTCCGTCCATTAACATGCGGGGGAGTATCTCAGGTGTGCTTGCGTCCCGGCTTTCATCATCAATGCACCTTGGGGCATTTGATGTGGAATTTTCCCGTGAGTCTGTGCTGGGATCAAATCTGAGGGCTTCGTTTTTATCAACGGTCATCATTGGCTTCTGGCTGGGGCTGATTGTCTCCGTTATCTGCCTTGTCTTTGGTATTCAGGGTCTCAGTATCATCGATTATGTGGTGATCTCTGTCGTGTCGGGTATCATCTCCGGGCTCATTGTTATGGGTATCACGCTTATTGTGGTGCTTATCAGTTACCGCTTCGGTCTGGACCTCGATATGATTGCAGCGCCTACCGTGACAACCGCCGGGGATATCGTCACCCTGCCGGTCCTTGTTCTTACCACCCTCTTCTTTGTTGCAATGGGGCCGCTCGTGCTCAATGTCCTCTTTATCATGGTTCTTCTTGTGGCAGCTGCCTGTATTGTCTATTCAGTATATCTTGATGAACCGGTCTTTGAGATAAACAGGGAAATTCTGCCGCTTCTTCTGATTCTCTCCTTTGTCGGAACACTTGCAGGGCTAACTTATACGCTTGATATCGAGCAGCTCATCGAATTTGCCGTATTTCTGATCATTATCCCGCCCTTTACCGGCCTGTGCGGATCTATAGGGGGGATTCTCTGTTCCCGGCTTGCAACCGGTATGCACATGGGTGAAATTGATGTGAAGGTTTACCCTCAGCGGTCGGTGCTGGGGCAGTTTGGCGGTTCATATCTCTATGCAGTGTTTGTCTTTCCCCTGATTGGTCTGATTGCTCAGGGAGCTTCAGGGCTGATGGGTATATCCTCACCCGGCCTTTTGGCACTCATGAGCATCTGTACGGTGTCAGGGCTTGTTGTCATAACGATTGTAAATCTTATCGCCTATGCAACAGCAGGATTATCCTTCCGGTACGGGCTTGACCCGGATAATTTTGGCATTCCCGTGATAACCAGTACAATAGATTTGGTTGGTGCGGGTATCCTGGTTGCCGTTATTAATATACTCATATAA